The window tacgaACCGATTTAGTCCCGGCTGGTGTTACGAACTTAGTCTTGGTTAtttcaatcgggactaaaaatagatattTTTAAGTCCCGGATACATAGTCCCGGTTGTAAAACTGGGACTATAGGGGTTCTCAACCGTGATTAAAAAGCGATTCTCCAGTAGTGTGAGTCCCTTTTATCAGATTAGATATGGTAAATagaaaatctatttttagtcttggttatttcaaccgggactaaaaatatcttaGTCCCGGATACATAGTCTCGGTTGGAAAACCAGGACTATAGGGGTTCTCAACCAGGATTAAAAAGCGATTCTCCGTAGTGTGTGTCCCTTTTATCAGATTAGATATGGTAAAGAGAGGGCGATCACAACTTATGCTATGCAAATAAACCATATATAGCTGAACATATAGATTATATAACAGGCGATAAATACCTGTTGATAATGTacaatatttaaataatattaattaacTTTTTATGGGAAGGACAAGTTGATTGATGTGTAGTTTATTATTGTAACGCACAAAACAACGTAGCAATACCCTATGgacacacgcacgcaaaccctacccctatgagcatcttcgaagactgggccggcaaattctggagagattgacaaagtcaccacaggcgcctcgctgtcgacgggtacgtcgcctaccactgaaagcacaacgccgttaaatcctggaaaattcgctcccatggaGAGTCGAACCtaggacctcaggtgctactgaggctcttgtaactactaggctacaggccctttcgcAACAACGTAGCAATATTTAATACACTGAATGTATAATTAATGATAAAACTAAGTAAGTAATCAATAACTATATATTTTCCTTTAGTTAATCTATATGCTCAGATTCATATAGTGTTcccagagaaaagaaaaaagaaagagatttttaaaatatttttatgccCAGTTATCCTTAATAAATCAACGGTGTGTGTTTTATTGGAGGTGGAGGTACTTGAGGTACCTCTCAAGCACATTAAAAGATCTCACAACATGTACTTACCCCAATACATTCATCCGTGTGTGAATCGTGGTTGCTGAGGATCGAGAAAACATTAAAACACCCCTACACATAAGCACGGCGAACCACTGATACATCTGCCGCACGGCCGCTCCTACATCATATGTAAACCTACATATAAGTCCAAGTCCAAACtaagcaggggcggatccaataATAGATTGGAGAGGTtgatctccttcttcctcctctccctattttccctctcctctcttcttttctcaaTGATCATCTAGTGGGGTAAGGGAGCTCAACCCCCCTAACCATCTGCCCATGAAACTAAGGGAGACAACGTACATTGATTGATATGTTGTTGGAGAGCCTCGCGCTGCTTCTGTCGgagatatagatttttttttaagtaatagGAGTTTATAAAACCCGGCTTCTACACCAACGTGGTGCATACAACTACAGAAATTCCAAGTGTAATAGCTTAGTCATTACACATAAGTTTACAACCAAAATGAGCACAAATGCTCAAATACCCTACATAAAACTAAAAGAGCACAAATACTCCAACACCTATCAAAGTGAAAAGAGCACATTTTCTTCTCTCAAAATGAGCACAATTGCTCAAATAccttattttcttctctcattaagtcatatcaccttAATTCTTTTTAgtccttagatgattaatctatggtccaaattacctccctcctttttttctctcataaAGCTACATCGCTTTACTCTTACATTTGGATcatcattctacatactatttaaattatcataaaccatatCAACTTATGTGAGCTCATGTTGTCTAGCTattttacacattatttttacttattgaTATCGTATTGAACTCCTGCAGCAACGCGCGGAGTTTCACCCAGTATTTCTAAACTTCCTACCGCACCGTGCGAGGTATCCACTAGTTAAATATGTCGACAAAAAGTAAAGGAAGCCCGCGGTGCAAACATATTCCATgacgtctttttttttcaatttctttTACTATTATGTAGAAGACATTCGACACGGAAAACTAACCGTACAACCTAACATTCTCAAGATTCTTACTTAGGGTGAATTAGCactataaattataattatgtcgATATATTGTCGTAGTATTGTTTTTCTGATATTTTTCCATGTGCTAAATTAATGGTCAACCATCAAGAAAAATAACTTCTGATGTGAAGTCGTATTTTCTTGTGGGTTCACCCAGACAGGACATAGGATATATCATGTATCCTAATTCTAGTAGTGATGCCACTACATGCACACACACCTATTAGTTAGCAATATTGCTAACTAGAGTAAGGATCATTAGTGGACCTATTCGGCTGCCCTTATTTGCACTGTGTTGCAGCTTATACGGACAGTACTTTATATGTGCAGCTGTAGCGCAGCCGAACAGGCCCAGTAAGTCCTTGGCTAAAAAGGTCCCGGCGATCCACTATTGAAATTTGAATTAATTTGGTTAGCCAAATAATAATTTCTTTGGCCAAACAATTTACCtgaattttagaaatttcgaTCCAAGGTATTACGACCCAACCATGGTTACAAGTACCTGTGATGGTTGTAACGGGACATTCCCTCGCACGTACGTACAAGGATAATTAGCTGGATTTTCCATTTTCCATGTGACCAAGAAGgtcaattttaaaaaataaaaagaaaatattttttatcgaTATGACATAGATATACTCTTTTCAAAATAATTAGTAACATTATACTGTCATCGTATCTGGGGGACGCAAAAACGCTGGATATGACGGTGGGATGCGCGAGTTCATACCAACCATTTGCAAACTAAAGATAAAAATGAGGATAACCTGTTATCGgataattggaaaaaaaatatgagcatGTTGAAAACCGAACACACATGACTCACCGCTGCACTATCCAGTGTATCTCCACCCATGCGTAAACTTGCATGAGTTTGTGTTGATGACGTCCTGAGTTCGCGCTATCAACTCGCACGAGTGACGTCATTAGTTTGTGCGGTGAAATGGCAAACTCGCACAAGTTCACATGGTGAACTCGCGAACTTGCACGACTCCATGCCGATGACTTAACGAGTTCACGCGTTGGCAGTGTGAACTCGCACACATCATCACTGTGTCACCAGTTCTATATCTCGCGGATGTGACAACGGTATAATGTTGCTAATAGTTTAAAATGAGTATATTTATGTCATAccttctaaaaaatatattttaaaagaaaaatcgaaTTTTGTGCCGAAATCCCGATAGTTTTTCTCCTCCCACAACCGACCAAGGTACAATTGATTCCGTGTCGCATATCTGTCTTAATTTCGTGGAAGGCCATAGCGGAGAGATCAAAATCCCGGCCGGCCTGATTGGGTTATCTTATCCTCAGTCCTGAACACACCACTTGATCTCCACAAAGTCGACACGCAAGGTGCATGTAAGGTTACCAACTGCCAAAACACACCAATTGTCTGATAGTAGTAGGAAAGTAGAGCCCGGACGGGAGAGGAGATCGATGAGACCTAGCTTGACACACACACACGAGAGAGAAAACGAAGAAAAGAAAGCCAACGAAAAGGCAAACGACGACCAAAATATTGACCCTTTTCCTCCctgcaaccaccaccaccacgtccCAAACTCGCACGTTTCTCCCTTTCTCCTCctgtatacgtacgtacgtgccgCTTTCGCCACGCGCCATGCATGCACCACTGCCACCACTATCAACCACACACCGttctcctcctcgcgccgcctaTATAAGGCCTCGCACGCATCCATCCACCAGGTGCACATCACAGCCGTTACAGCTGGTCACTACCAACAAGTACAACACACAAGTCatcacatatatatacctcGCATCGCATCGATTCCATCGATTCGCGCGGCCATGGCGCCCGAGCTGTCCTCCCCGTCGTCGTCACCTCGCTACACCGTTGGCTACGCGCTGCTGCCGGAGAAGGTGAGCAGCGTCGTGCGGCCGTCGCTGGTGGCGCTGGCCGCCGACCGCGGGGtgcgcctcgtcgccgtcgacgtgtCGCGGCCGCTCGCCGAGCAGGGCCCGTTCGACCTCCTCGTGCACAAGATGTACGACCGCGGGTGGCGCGCCCAGCtggaggagctcgccgcgcgCCACCCCGGGGTGACCGTCGTCGTCGACTCCCCCGGCGCCATCGACCGCCTCCTCGACCGCGCCACCATGCTCGACGTCGTCTCCGGCCTCCGCACCCCCGTCTCCGTCCCGCCCCAGGTCGTCgtcagcgacgccgccgccgacgcggacgagctcctcgcccgcgccgcgctcCGCTTCCCGCTCATCGCCAagccgctcgccgtcgacggcagCGCCGAGTCGCACGACATGCGCCTCGTCTACCGCCGCGACGgcgtcctccccctcctccgcgcgccgcTCGTCCTCCAGGAGTTCGTCAACCACGGCGGGGTGCTCTTCAAGGTCTacgtcgtcggcgaccgcgcCACCTGCGTGCGCCGGAGCAGCCTCCCCGACGTGccggcccgccgcctcctcgaccTGGACGCCGAGCCCTCCGTCCCCTTCGCCAACATCTCCAACCAGCCGCTCCCCCCACctgatgacgacggcggcgccgccgacgacgacacgCCGGCCGCCGGCTTCGTGGACGAGGTGGCGCGCGGGCTCCGGCGAGGGCTGGGCCTGCACCTGTTCAACTTCGAC of the Oryza sativa Japonica Group chromosome 2, ASM3414082v1 genome contains:
- the LOC4329322 gene encoding inositol-tetrakisphosphate 1-kinase 4, whose translation is MAPELSSPSSSPRYTVGYALLPEKVSSVVRPSLVALAADRGVRLVAVDVSRPLAEQGPFDLLVHKMYDRGWRAQLEELAARHPGVTVVVDSPGAIDRLLDRATMLDVVSGLRTPVSVPPQVVVSDAAADADELLARAALRFPLIAKPLAVDGSAESHDMRLVYRRDGVLPLLRAPLVLQEFVNHGGVLFKVYVVGDRATCVRRSSLPDVPARRLLDLDAEPSVPFANISNQPLPPPDDDGGAADDDTPAAGFVDEVARGLRRGLGLHLFNFDMIRERSEEHGDRYFIIDINYFPGYAKMPGYEAALTDFFLEMLRGTRPVPEQLGPGSGLDMEARKLEPGLGIGLRELESGRAQA